The genomic window CCGATCCCCGGCGGCGCAAGCTACCAACTCCCGACCCTCAGCGTCCGCCTCAAATCCGGCCGCCGCGGCACCACCATCGAAACCAAACTCAAAGGCACGAGCTACGACGATCCCGGCCTCACGCTGCAGGCCAAGATCAAATGGAAGTTCCTCAGCACGACCGCTCCGGTCGCCTGCTACCCCGACCCGAACCCGGCCCTCACCCGAACCTCGGTGCGCTAGCCCCGGGGGTCGTCGACTATGAGGCATTCGCCTCATGCCCGGCTTCGGTCGTGCTGGTTACGGTCCTCTCAGGACCGAACGAAAGGAAAGACCATGGCGAAAGCATCGAGTGCGAGCGCCGACAAGGTGGCCGACTACGGGGTAGCGATCGACCGGACGGCCGAGCTCGGCGGCTACACCGTCAACTTCACCACCATCACCAAGAGCCACGACCTGGGTCCGATGCTCGCGTCGCTCCCGGGCGGGAACTGCTCCTGCCCGCACTGGGGCTACGTGCTCAAAGGCCGGCTGATCGTTCGCTACCCGGGCGGCGAAGAGATCGTCGAGGCAGGCGACGCTTTCTACCTGCCTCCCGGACACGCGCCGGAGGCCGAAGAGGGCACCGAACTCGTCCAGTTCAGCCCGACCGAGCAGCTCGCCGAAACAGAGGCGGCGATCGCGAAGGCCCTCCAAGTCAGCTGATCCAGCACGGATCAGACGCCGATCGGGTGCCAGACGGTCTTCAATTCGAGGTACTGGGTGAGGCGGGACAGACCCTGATCGGCGGACCAGTCCTCCGGGCCGGGGCGGCGTACCCGCTTGAGGTTGCCGGCGGCGGCGATCTCAAGGTCGCGGGCCTCGTCCGAGGACTCGATCCCGCACAGGTCGATCGCGTTCACGTCCTGGTGGGACGCCAGCCACGGCCCGATCTCGGACGCGGAGCCGGTGAGGATGTTCACCACTCCACCCGGTACGTCGGAG from Kribbella jejuensis includes these protein-coding regions:
- a CDS encoding cupin domain-containing protein, producing MAKASSASADKVADYGVAIDRTAELGGYTVNFTTITKSHDLGPMLASLPGGNCSCPHWGYVLKGRLIVRYPGGEEIVEAGDAFYLPPGHAPEAEEGTELVQFSPTEQLAETEAAIAKALQVS